One Deltaproteobacteria bacterium DNA window includes the following coding sequences:
- a CDS encoding dihydroorotase — protein MKRSLLIKNGYLIDPLNRKKGNYDLFINGDRIIEIARTLRHQADQVIDAKGMVVCPGFIDLHTHLREPGFEYKETIRTGTEAAAAGGFTTIVCMANTQPVNDNAVITEFIREKARSEGIVNVLPVGSISRGLKGEALSDIGQMAEAGIIGISDDGKTVMNSALMRKALQYARGFELLVISHCEDENLSGESSINEGLVATELGLPGSPNAAEELMIARDIALAELTKARLHIAHLTTRVGLELVAAAKKRGVRVTCEATPHHLTLTDEDVRGYRRSCKVRPPLRTDEDRRALLKGIQEGIVDAIATDHAPHATFEKEIEFVNASNGIIGLETALPVMLGFVQKKQLTLDKLLHLLTAGPAAVLGLKAKGHLGEGRADADLVLFDPEETVVIDASKFRSKSRNCPFDGWKLKGKVHQTIVGGKVVYDKGTSDFS, from the coding sequence ATGAAGCGATCCCTTTTAATTAAAAATGGTTACCTGATCGATCCTCTGAATCGGAAAAAAGGGAACTACGACCTTTTTATCAACGGAGATCGGATTATTGAGATCGCACGAACTCTCCGTCATCAGGCTGATCAAGTGATTGATGCCAAAGGGATGGTTGTTTGCCCCGGTTTTATTGATCTTCATACCCACCTCCGGGAGCCTGGATTTGAATATAAAGAAACAATCCGGACGGGGACGGAAGCGGCAGCGGCGGGTGGTTTTACGACGATTGTCTGTATGGCAAACACCCAACCGGTCAATGACAATGCCGTCATCACGGAATTCATCCGTGAAAAGGCAAGGAGTGAGGGGATTGTCAATGTCTTGCCGGTTGGCTCTATTTCACGAGGACTCAAGGGAGAGGCACTCTCGGATATTGGTCAAATGGCCGAGGCGGGGATAATTGGAATCTCCGATGATGGAAAAACAGTCATGAATAGCGCCTTGATGAGAAAGGCGCTCCAGTATGCCCGCGGGTTTGAACTGCTGGTGATCAGCCATTGTGAGGATGAAAATCTCTCCGGGGAATCTTCGATTAACGAGGGGCTTGTGGCGACAGAGTTGGGTCTTCCTGGGTCCCCCAATGCCGCCGAGGAGTTGATGATTGCTCGGGATATCGCGTTGGCAGAATTGACGAAGGCACGGCTTCATATCGCCCATCTGACGACCCGTGTCGGTCTTGAGCTTGTTGCCGCCGCGAAAAAGAGGGGGGTGCGGGTTACCTGTGAGGCAACTCCCCACCACCTGACGCTTACGGACGAGGATGTACGGGGGTATCGACGAAGTTGCAAGGTTCGCCCTCCGTTACGAACCGATGAGGATCGACGCGCCCTTCTGAAAGGGATTCAGGAGGGGATTGTCGATGCGATCGCAACCGATCATGCCCCTCATGCCACTTTCGAAAAAGAAATTGAATTTGTGAATGCCTCCAACGGGATCATCGGTCTCGAGACGGCGCTCCCTGTCATGCTCGGTTTTGTCCAGAAGAAGCAGCTGACGTTAGATAAGTTGCTTCATCTTCTCACCGCAGGACCTGCGGCGGTTCTGGGTCTTAAGGCCAAAGGGCATCTGGGAGAGGGAAGGGCGGACGCCGATCTTGTCCTATTTGATCCCGAAGAGACGGTCGTGATCGATGCCTCAAAATTTCGTTCGAAGTCAAGAAACTGCCCCTTTGACGGCTGGAAGCTAAAGGGGAAGGTTCACCAAACTATTGTCGGAGGAAAGGTCGTTTATGACAAAGGCACTTCTGATTTTAGCTGA
- the carA gene encoding glutamine-hydrolyzing carbamoyl-phosphate synthase small subunit codes for MTKALLILADGTTFEGESFGYETEAIGEVVFNTSMTGYQEILTDPSYKGQIIVMTYPEIGNYGVNKEDVESWRPFVEGFVVRHYNPVFSNFRSKLDLGSYLKKNKIPAVEGIDTRALTRLLRDKGSQIGILSAGGQDKKRLLKKVREAPTMVGRDLVKEVTCERPYRWKEGVWNLRKNPPPTPLFDKEGGEGGRFKVIAYDFGIKRNILRNLVDVGCDVTVVPASTTANKALAMKPDGIFLSNGPGDPEPVTYAIETIRQLIGKVPIFGICLGHQLIGLSLGGKTYKLKFGHHGGNQPVMDLQTRKVEITAQNHGFAVDTDSLKGRAELTHINLNDHSVEGLRSTRDPVFSVQYHPEASPGPHDANYLFKRFVEMMNPC; via the coding sequence ATGACAAAGGCACTTCTGATTTTAGCTGACGGAACGACCTTTGAAGGGGAATCGTTTGGTTACGAGACTGAGGCAATCGGCGAAGTCGTCTTCAACACCAGCATGACCGGTTATCAGGAGATCCTGACCGATCCTTCGTATAAGGGACAAATTATCGTGATGACCTATCCGGAGATCGGAAATTACGGCGTGAACAAGGAAGATGTCGAATCCTGGCGCCCGTTTGTCGAAGGATTTGTCGTGAGGCATTACAATCCTGTTTTTTCCAACTTTCGCTCAAAGCTTGACCTCGGCAGTTATCTCAAGAAAAACAAAATCCCTGCCGTAGAGGGGATCGATACGAGGGCGTTGACGAGACTCTTGAGGGACAAGGGGTCGCAGATCGGGATCCTTTCTGCAGGTGGCCAGGATAAAAAGAGACTCCTGAAAAAGGTCCGGGAGGCACCAACGATGGTAGGACGAGATCTCGTCAAAGAGGTGACGTGCGAGAGACCGTATCGGTGGAAGGAGGGGGTGTGGAACCTTCGAAAAAATCCCCCCCCAACCCCCCTCTTTGACAAAGAGGGGGGCGAAGGGGGGAGATTTAAGGTCATCGCCTACGACTTCGGCATTAAACGCAACATCCTCCGAAACCTTGTTGATGTCGGGTGCGACGTCACTGTCGTCCCTGCTTCAACAACTGCCAATAAGGCCCTCGCGATGAAGCCGGATGGGATCTTCCTCTCGAATGGTCCCGGGGATCCGGAACCGGTGACTTATGCGATCGAGACAATCCGTCAGCTAATCGGAAAAGTTCCTATTTTTGGAATCTGTCTGGGGCATCAACTGATTGGCCTCTCCTTGGGAGGCAAAACCTATAAACTTAAATTCGGACATCATGGAGGGAATCAACCTGTCATGGATCTTCAAACGAGGAAGGTAGAAATTACGGCACAGAATCATGGATTCGCTGTCGATACCGATTCGTTAAAGGGGAGGGCGGAACTGACCCATATCAACCTGAATGATCACTCGGTTGAGGGGCTCCGATCTACACGTGACCCTGTCTTCTCCGTCCAATACCATCCCGAGGCCTCACCGGGACCGCATGATGCAAACTATCTCTTTAAACGCTTCGTCGAAATGATGAACCCATGTTGA
- a CDS encoding threonine ammonia-lyase, whose protein sequence is MLTLKDIQEARRRLKEYVYTTPLERSSELDQREITLYSKLETLQRTGSFKIRGALNKILSLTADEKKKGVVAASMGNHAQGVALASKMIGIPATIVMPIGAPIVKLENTRSFGATVVEEGQSFEESLDAARRLTREKGLSFIPAFDDESIIAGQGTIGLEILEKLPDVDEIIIPVGGGGLIAGIAIAIKESRPQVKITGVQAAGANAMVLSFKNKKRTKIPVAETFADGIRVKEPGEITFSYVMKYVDRIVEVPEDQIASAVLTLMDRSKAVVEGAAATTLAAVQAGFAGQSGKKTVLVLSGGNIDFTQISRILNRGLAQMGRIARLVVLLPDVPGQLAALLNIIKGEGANVLEVEHDRAFYSGPINCTQVKVTLETKGKRHIDMILKKIGDAGYKPEAI, encoded by the coding sequence ATGTTGACACTTAAAGATATTCAGGAGGCGAGGCGACGCTTAAAGGAGTATGTCTATACAACTCCGTTGGAACGATCCTCAGAGCTTGATCAACGTGAGATCACTCTCTATTCAAAGTTGGAGACATTGCAAAGAACTGGCTCATTCAAGATTCGAGGCGCCCTCAATAAAATTCTTTCACTCACAGCGGATGAAAAGAAAAAAGGGGTCGTCGCCGCCTCGATGGGAAATCATGCCCAGGGGGTTGCCTTGGCCTCAAAGATGATCGGAATTCCTGCAACGATCGTCATGCCGATCGGTGCCCCGATTGTGAAACTTGAAAATACACGTTCGTTTGGAGCGACTGTGGTTGAAGAGGGGCAATCGTTTGAGGAGAGTCTCGACGCGGCGCGACGATTGACGCGTGAGAAGGGGCTCAGTTTTATCCCCGCATTCGATGATGAATCGATCATCGCAGGTCAGGGTACTATCGGACTTGAGATTTTGGAAAAACTGCCGGATGTCGATGAGATCATTATTCCTGTCGGAGGAGGGGGGCTCATTGCCGGTATTGCGATTGCGATCAAGGAATCACGCCCCCAAGTGAAGATCACCGGCGTGCAGGCAGCAGGGGCGAACGCGATGGTCCTTTCATTTAAAAATAAAAAACGGACCAAGATACCGGTCGCTGAGACATTTGCGGATGGGATCCGGGTCAAAGAGCCGGGAGAAATCACTTTTTCCTACGTCATGAAATATGTCGATCGGATTGTGGAGGTGCCTGAGGATCAGATTGCCTCGGCTGTCTTGACCCTCATGGATCGCTCGAAGGCGGTTGTCGAGGGGGCAGCGGCGACAACTCTTGCGGCGGTTCAAGCAGGCTTTGCCGGTCAAAGTGGTAAAAAGACAGTCCTTGTCCTGTCAGGGGGAAATATTGATTTTACGCAGATTTCACGAATTCTGAATAGAGGATTGGCCCAGATGGGAAGGATTGCACGCCTCGTGGTCCTCTTGCCTGATGTCCCCGGACAACTGGCGGCCCTTTTGAATATTATCAAGGGAGAAGGGGCCAATGTCCTGGAGGTCGAGCATGATCGTGCCTTTTATTCGGGACCGATCAACTGCACGCAGGTGAAGGTGACGTTGGAGACGAAGGGTAAGAGACATATTGATATGATCCTGAAGAAAATAGGGGATGCCGGTTATAAGCCGGAGGCGATCTAA